Proteins from one Romboutsia sp. CE17 genomic window:
- a CDS encoding S41 family peptidase, with the protein MISKKKAIIGSIVLVVVTAMLTSTVQIALGNRVVISKDLYESYKKYNKLIGLEQMVEEDFYKDVQDDELVQGAIKGMFSGLGDIYSQYYTKEEFELLKEQTSGSFVGIGVYISPTSDDDYITIISPIEGSPAEKSGIKAGDKIIKVDDQNVYADESDKAISMIKGKEGTNVKLTLKRGSEELDVTVKREEIISKSVDSKVLEDNIGYIKITSFNENTYKEFKEALEKLKKDNIKGLALDLRNNPGGLLDVCSEIADELIGEGTIVYTKDNKGDKEYLKSDKNKLGLPIAVLVNEGSASASEILTAAIVDNNEGIAVGTTTFGKGLVQSVRELKDGTGYKLTTAQYFTPNGDYINGKGIEPKIIEEDESKQLDAALSWLKEQIK; encoded by the coding sequence ATGATATCAAAGAAAAAGGCCATAATAGGTTCAATAGTCTTAGTAGTAGTTACAGCTATGTTGACATCAACAGTTCAAATTGCACTTGGAAATAGAGTTGTAATATCTAAGGACTTATATGAAAGTTATAAGAAGTATAATAAGTTGATTGGATTAGAGCAAATGGTAGAAGAGGATTTTTACAAAGATGTTCAAGATGATGAGTTAGTACAAGGGGCTATAAAAGGTATGTTTTCAGGATTAGGTGATATATATTCTCAGTATTATACTAAAGAAGAATTTGAATTATTAAAAGAACAAACAAGCGGTTCATTTGTAGGTATAGGTGTTTATATAAGCCCAACGTCTGATGATGATTATATAACAATAATTTCACCAATAGAAGGTTCACCAGCTGAAAAGAGTGGGATAAAAGCAGGAGATAAAATTATAAAAGTAGATGATCAAAATGTTTATGCTGATGAATCAGACAAGGCAATTAGCATGATAAAGGGGAAAGAGGGAACTAATGTAAAGTTAACATTAAAAAGAGGTAGTGAAGAACTTGATGTGACAGTAAAAAGAGAAGAAATAATATCTAAAAGTGTTGATAGTAAGGTATTAGAAGATAATATAGGTTACATAAAAATAACATCATTTAATGAAAATACATATAAAGAATTTAAAGAAGCTTTAGAAAAATTAAAGAAGGATAATATAAAGGGATTAGCTCTAGATCTTAGAAATAATCCAGGAGGATTATTAGATGTTTGTAGCGAAATAGCAGATGAGTTAATAGGAGAAGGGACTATAGTATATACAAAGGATAATAAAGGTGATAAAGAATACCTAAAATCTGATAAAAATAAACTTGGATTACCAATAGCTGTACTAGTCAATGAAGGAAGTGCATCTGCATCTGAAATACTTACAGCTGCTATAGTGGATAATAATGAGGGAATAGCAGTTGGAACTACTACATTTGGAAAAGGATTAGTACAAAGTGTAAGAGAGTTGAAAGATGGTACAGGGTATAAATTAACAACAGCGCAATATTTTACTCCTAATGGAGACTATATAAATGGAAAAGGTATAGAACCTAAAATTATTGAGGAAGATGAAAGTAAGCAACTTGATGCAGCTTTAAGCTGGTTAAAAGAACAAATTAAATAA